The following proteins come from a genomic window of Alosa sapidissima isolate fAloSap1 chromosome 20, fAloSap1.pri, whole genome shotgun sequence:
- the zgc:113625 gene encoding GTPase IMAP family member 9 — MGPKQSIPEGQPLRIVLIGKTGVGKSAVGNTILGRTAFKSDVSANSVTGTCSRASVIGQREIEVIDTPGIIDTQKKPEIIKNEIVKCIKYSCPGPHVFLLVIQIGRFTPEEQNAVKALQEIFGERAEKYMIVLFTRGDQLEGQTIDQYVQLGSEDLKKIINSCGGRYHAFNNKSNDRSQVVQLVNKIDTMVRINGGSYFTEEMYKETQKVMRERGLAPDSPEIDLYLTFLSLLLGRVVVFQKVLND, encoded by the exons ATGGGTCCCAAACAATCTATCCCTGAAG GTCAACCTCTCAGAATCGTGCTGATTGGGAAGACTGGAGTGGGGAAGAGTGCTGTGGGAAACACCATCCTGGGGAGGACAGCATTTAAATCAGATGTTTCTGCAAACTCAGTCACAGGAACTTGTTCGAGAGCAAGTGTTATTGGTCAGAGAGAAATTGAAGTGATTGACACACCTGGTATTatagacacacaaaaaaaaccagAGATAATTAAAAATGAGATAGTGAAATGCATTAAGTACTCATGTCCAGGGCCCCATGTGTTCCTGCTGGTAATTCAGATTGGGAGATTCACTCCAGAAGAGCAGAATGCAGTTAAGGCCCTACAGGAGATCTTTGGGGAAAGGGCTGAAAAGTACATGATCGTCCTGTTCACTCGTGGTGATCAACTGGAGGGTCAGACTATTGATCAATATGTGCAATTAGGCAGCGAGGACCTGAAGAAAATCATAAACAGCTGTGGTGGACGATACCATGCATTCAACAACAAAAGCAATGACCGGAGTCAAGTTGTGCAGTTGGTGAATAAAATAGACACGATGGTGAGGATAAATGGGGGAAGTTACTTCACTGAGGAGATGTACAAAGAGACACAAAAGGTCATGAGGGAAAGAGGTCTAGCCCCAGATTCACCTGAGATAGACCTGTACCTAACTTTCCTCAGTCTCCTGCTGGGGAGGGTGGTAGTGTTTCAAAAGGTTCTTAATGACTGA
- the LOC121694212 gene encoding GTPase IMAP family member 8 gives MTTMPSASASHVQKHEEKLQIVLLGTTGSGKSATGNNIIGKRKFESFVSDQSVTVKCQTEMQMISGIKVTIIDTPGCHCTRLSHAEVISQLKELTETLERPYDFLLVIPAGYFTPQENKTVSMLQEALGESYLSHTVIIFSKSDNLELKNKSEQGFINEGNKELQELIEKCNGRYHFISNRLKKVNDNNNNNKFDKLVSDLNEVAKKDEILPTTPAHPEKKSKPENGEDLQGERKSLITYSEASETQLLANTCLLGLGMKGVGKTASIKSILPAAELTEHEGCSVYSTGQMKMVECPGFDQDPDEIREAIQKGLRVCAPGPHVILIVMKVDRFSPATKKTMLHVQTFLGEAARKHVIILFTRKADLEDKSIDKFIQECENLQHFVCVFSSRYFALENRDAAKQSQESGILPCREQS, from the exons ATGACCACAATGCCATCAGCGTCCGCATCTCATGTTCAAAAACATGAAGAGAAACTTCAGATTGTCCTCCTTGGAACAACAGGCTCTGGCAAAAGTGCAACAGGCAACAACATAATAGGAAAAAGGAAGTTTGAATCTTTTGTCTCTGACCAATCAGTCACTGTAAAATGCCAAACAGAGATGCAGATGATCAGTGGCATCAAGGTAACAATTATAGACACTCCTGGATGTCACTGCACCAGGCTGTCTCATGCAGAGGTCATCTCACAACTAAAGGAGCTGACTGAAACTCTTGAGCGGCCATATGACTTCCTCCTGGTCATACCTGCTGGCTATTTCACACCCCAAGAGAATAAGACTGTGTCTATGCTCCAGGAAGCTCTAGGAGAATcgtatctctctcacacagtcaTCATATTCTCAAAAAGTGATAATCTTGAGCTCAAAAACAAATCTGAACAGGGTTTTATTAATGAAGGAAATAAAGAGCTTCAAGAACTGATTGAAAAATGTAATGGCAGATACCATTTTATCAGCAACAGGTTAAAGAAggttaatgataataataataataataagtttgaTAAGTTAGTCAGTGACTTGAATGAGGTTGCAAAGAAAGATGAAATCCTACCAACCACACCAGCACACCCAGAGAAGAAGAGTAAACcagagaatggagaggacttacaGGGGGAAAGGAAATCTCTCATAACATATTCAGAAGCCTCCGAGACACAGCTATTAGCAAACACGTGTTTATTGGGGCTTGGGATGAAAGGTGTTGGGAAAACAGCCTCCATTAAGAGTATCCTGCCTGCAGCTGAGCTCACAGAACATGAAGGATGCTCCGTATACAGCACTGGTCAGATGAAGATGGTCGAGTGTCCTGGCTTCGATCAGGACCCAGATGAGATCAGGGAGGCCATCCAGAaaggtctgcgtgtgtgtgctcctgggcCCCACGTCATCCTGATTGTGATGAAGGTGGACCGCTTCAGTCCTGCAACAAAGAAAACCATGCTGCATGTCCAGACCTTCCTTGGGGAAGCAGCTCGGAAACATGTTATCATTCTCTTCACCAGGAAGGCTGATCTGGAAGATAAAAGTATTGACAAATTCATCCAAGAATGTGAAAATCTTCAacattttgtctgtgtgtttagcaGCAGATACTTTGCCTTGGAGAACAGAGATGCTGCAAAACAGAGTCAG GAATCGGGAATCCTTCCATGCAGAGAACAGAGTTGA